Proteins encoded by one window of Gambusia affinis linkage group LG17, SWU_Gaff_1.0, whole genome shotgun sequence:
- the prpf4 gene encoding U4/U6 small nuclear ribonucleoprotein Prp4, producing the protein MSDEEDSAPAVKKSRVFYGSLEEKERQRITMETASSATAGSDALKAGIRAGNINISSGETMEMEERVSERQLEALAEFERRRRARQITVSTDDAEVKAGLRALGEPITLFGEGPADRRERLRSVLSVVGPDALKRSRKDEERAKRSRDECLQTWYHEGPASLKEARLWLARYSLPRAMRRLEAARALKEVAEATKTIRQQELHKSLRNLNNFCSQIGDDRPISFCHFSPDSKMLATASWSGLCKLWSVPDCALIRTLRGHNTNVGAVAFRPQAGVSLDRSDVSLASCAADGTVKLWNLESDEPVADIEGHGDRVSRVSWHPSGRFLGTTW; encoded by the exons ATGTCGGACGAGGAAGACTCGGCTCCGGCCGTGAAGAAGAGCCGTGTGTTCTACGGCAGCCTGGAGGAGAAGGAGCGGCAGCGCATCACCATGGAGACGGCCAGCAGCGCCACCGCAGGAAGTGATGCGCTGAAGGCAGGCATCAGAGCAGGAAACATCAACATCTCATCAG GAGAGACCATGGAGATGGAGGAGCGGGTCAGCGAGCGCCAGCTAGAGGCGCTGGCTGAGTTCGAGCGGCGGCGCCGAGCGCGACAGATCACCGTCTCCACCGACGACGCCGAGGTGAAGGCCGGCCTGCGAGCGCTGGGAGAGCCCATCACGCTGTTCGGAGAGGGGCCGGCCGACCGCCGAGAGAG GCTGCGCAGCGTTCTGTCTGTCGTCGGTCCGGACGCCCTGAAGAGATCCAGGAAGGACGAAGAGAGAGCCAAGAGGTCACGGGACGAG TGTCTGCAGACGTGGTACCATGAAGGCCCCGCCTCCCTGAAGGAAGCTCGCCTCTGGTTGGCTAGATATTCTCTGCCACG GGCGATGAGGCGTCTGGAAGCTGCACGCGCTTTGAAGGAGGTTGCCGAGGCAACGAAAACGATCCGCCAGCAGGAGCTGCACAAGTCGCTGAGG aaTCTGAACAACTTCTGCAGTCAGATTGGAGACGATCGGCCAATCAGCTTCTGCCACTTCAGTCCGGACTCCAAGATGCTCGCCACGGCGTCCTG GAGCGGCCTGTGCAAGCTGTGGTCGGTCCCGGACTGCGCCCTGATCCGGACCCTGAGAG gACACAACACCAACGTGGGCGCCGTGGCGTTCCGCCCACAGGCCGGCGTCTCTCTGGACCGGTCCGACGTCAGCCTGGCGTCCTGCGCCGCCGACGGAACGGTGAAGCTGTGGAACCTGGAGAG TGACGAGCCAGTGGCGGACATCGAGGGTCATGGTGATCGGGTTTCCAGAGTTTCCTGGCATCCGTCCGGAAGATTCCTGGGAACCACCTGGTGA